CAGTAATGAAGTATTGAATGGTCTCGAACGGCGTGCATGTATCAACCTCCGACTCTGCATCCACTTTGGCGTCCCAGATTTCAAAACGTTGCCATTCCTTCGGGTGTTCTTCCTGAAAAGCACGAATGAATTTCGTCGGATCAGTCGGCCAATCATCGTCGAGCGAATCGAGTTCATCATCGGTCAGTTCAAGATGCGTGAGAGAAGCGTCATCCGCATAACAAAGATATTCGAAAAGACAGTCAACTACTTTTCGCTTCTGGATTGGTCCCACCGGCTCGCTATGAGACGCCAAAAAACTCTCGATTTCTCCAACGGTCCTAGCCGCAAACTCAATGGAGATACGCAAGTATTCGGCTGGTGAGCCACCCTGTTTAAGAAGTCGCCTAACGGTGTTGATGTGAAAGTCATCACTCGCCGTTAAAGACAAGCTTGCGTCCCAAAGCTGCTTCGTTGATTCCAGTCCGAGGCACTCACAGAGTTGCTGAAGCTTCGGCTCGCTCTTGCTGTTTGTGCGATCCAAGCCGTCACTCAGCAGCCTACCGAGCCACTTTCGACCATCTCGATCTAGCTCCATTCGAGCGGCCAGAGAGTTTGTGTCGAAATTTGCCTGCTTCATGAAAGCCTGCAAATTACGGCGGAATACGTGCTTTCGATCGTTCTTGGTGCGTCGATTCATGACTCACAAGATAGCTCGTGGTCAAAGTGTGGTCAAACTTTGCGCCGAAATAACGGACACCAACTACACGGGCGTCGAAACGACACTTTTCACTCACTCAGACTCAGGAGCCAAATTATGAATTCGGAAACACTGCAACTTACAGAGTCATTGCCCACTGTTGTCCTCATCGACAAGAAGACCGATCTACCCGCTTGGGGTGCAACGGTTTCTGGCCGCAGAGCACTCCTGTGTTTTCCATCTATTGAGGTTGCAAAGTCATATCGGCGAAAAGTTGTCGGCACACGAAAAAATGGATATCGAGTGAAGCGTCTCAGTCAGCAAGTCTGGATGACCATATTGGATTCCATGCTAAAGCAGCGGATTCAATTCTGCTCCGTCGTACTCGGCACAAAACATGGCAGCGTGTCAAAGTTGCAAGTACCAATCAATTCGTACTTGGCCCACCATGAACAGAGCGAGCAAGACGCCGACGAACTTTATCAGAGTGGTGATCCGCAGAAACTCTGAACGTCAACTTAGCACGTCGGAATTCAAATCGTACAATAGCGTAGCGGTGAAGAAGAATCGCCTTGTTCACGCTCTGCTTCATTCAATCCGCCACGGCGGTGGCGGATTTTTCCCCATACCCAAACAACGGTCTCGCAATATGCGCTGACCTTAAAGGAGGTGAACCATGAACAACTAGCGACGTTACGAATCCAACTCCTGAATCGGCTAACCAAAGAAAACATGCCGTGAACCACAGCACAACGCAATCCGTCCGCAGATCCACGTTTAGAAAATGGCACGTCGCCATTTGCCGGGGAAGGTCTGCGCTTACTCAAAGCAAAACCATAAACACGAATAGAGAAAGAGGTCCGCCAGTGGCAAAGAAAACAGTAATTCAATGGTGTGATTCAACAGTAAACCCGACAATGGGGTGTGATGGCTGCGAGCTATGGTCAAAACATCGTAAGACCTGTTATGCAGGCACCCTTCATCAACGGTTCGGCGGGAGTTCGAAAGGATATGCCCCGACTTTCAAAGACGTGACCCCGTTCCCCGGCCGCATGAGAGAAGCGGCGAAGTGGAGTGACCTCACGGGAACAGAACGTCCCGACAAACCATGGCTGAATGGCCTGCCACGGCTCATCTTCGTCTCAGACATGAGTGACTCGCTGTCGAAGGCCGTCAAGTTCGAGTATCTCGAACAAGAGATCATCGAAAACGTCAGGAGCAAGGATGGTCAGAGGCACTGCTGGCTTTGGCTGACGAAACGTCCCAAGCGAATGGCAGAGTTTTCTCGATGGCTCGAAAAACGAGGCACTCAGTGGCCGTCCAATCTTTGGGCTGGAACAAGCGTCACAGACCAAGCATCGACAGCACGGGCACGAGATCTGCTTGATGTCGGAGATTCATCTACCGTTCGGTTCTTGTCCGTCGAACCGCAGGTGGAACCAGCCGATCTGGGAGATGTACTTCCGAATCTTGATTGGGTGATCCATGGTGGAGAATCAGGGCATGGTAGTCGAATGTTCGACACTGCGTGGGCAAAGGAACTGATCAGCCAGTGCAAGAACAGTGGTGTTCCGTATTTTCTCAAGCAGCTTGGTGCGAAAGTTGTACGAAACGGTAAACGGTTGGAGTTTGACGACGCACACGCAGGTGACTGGACGGAGTGGCCGAAGAATTTGCGAATTCGCAAATTTCCGCAACGCACAGGTGTCGCAGTTCAAGGGCGGGAGATCTCAGCCACGAGTTATCTCGACTACATTCTGTTCATGCTGAAAACTGACGGCGGCTACATGCAGACTGACACCTTGTACGATGAAATCTTTGAGGAGTTTTCGCTGTACATGTCGGAAGCTGATTTGAAGCCGATGGCGAAGCGAAAAACACCCAAGTGGAAGAATATGGTGGACTGGGCCAAGGCGTCTGGAGCAAAGTCAGGAAAGCTCGCCGCTGTTACGCACGAGTCGAAGAGATATGTCGTCCTCTTGGATAATTTCGAGACCGACACCTTTGTATTGAAGCTCGTCAAGAAACAGAAAAAGAAGCCATCGAGCTTCAAAAAACGCTGCCCGAACTGCAGCACGTATCAGTCGATGAGCAACAGGGTTTGCGTGAAGTGCAAAACCGAATTGCCTGTCGCTGCGAAGCGAGAAATTCGACGCAGCCCTCGCTAACTCCCCATAAGAAAGGCTGACGAGGATTGTCTTCGCCAGCAGTATCTGTCTCGCAATATGCGCCGGTTTTGGCACCAAAGGAGAATCAAGATGAGTCGAAAAAACACGCTTAATCAAGAACAAGTTGTGCAACTAAGTGCGTGGCTTTTATCGCACAAAAAGGAACTGGAATCGACAGGGGTTGCGGCATCCGAGTTGCTTCCTCGAATCGAAAAACAGTTTTCGTTTCACCCAACGTCCAGCGCTGTTTATCGAATAGCGAAAGCTGCGAAGGTTTTACTTTCAGCAGAAAAACCATTGTCACCACGTGCGCACAAAACAACCGTCGTCGCACGTGCAGTTGTTGAGCTTCTTAGGCAACTTGGTGAAGAGCCTGATGACGAGCTTGTACAGATTGCGAATCCGACATTGCACAGCAGCAAGGAGGGCAATTGATATGAGTTTGGAACATTATATTCAAATCAGAGAAGCACTGATTGAGCTTGCGGACGACTTCATTTCTTTGGCAAGCACCGGCAACTTCTTCAATCACGAACTGCTCTACCCACCAGAAGGGGTTGGAGAAGGGCCAGACGTTTGGAGCGACGAAGACTTTGAGCTACTTCAACGCTCTTTCGACGGAACCTCATCGTGGCAGGAGTTCAGACTGTCAGATGACGGGGGGCAGTGCAGTCGCTACTGGTCAATAAATGAACACACTGGGCACATTCCACTCTTCGAACAACTGTGCGGACGTGGGTGGCAACTTCTACTCGCTGTTACACGTCAAGGTTCGGGCCAGATGCCACCCGGATTCTGCGTGGATGGCATACGCCCCCGAGTCGGAGTGTCTGGTGCTGCCGAGTGGCTTGCACTGCTTCACGAGACTGCATTTCGTTTTCCGACCGTGGATCTTCAAGGTGAATGTCGAGGGCAACAAATCGGTGATAGACAGTGTGTCAGCAACATCATTGTTGGCAACAGTATCTCAGCGTCGGCCAGTCTGATCTATCTGGTAGTCAACACCGATTGTGCAGCAGATCTTGGTAGCTGGGAATGTCCACTGGAACTTGAGTTACCTGAGCCAGCAAATGTCCCGTTATGGGACGCTGGGGCTGGTGAGCTTTGGTTCGATGACTTCCTGATCAAGAAGTTTCAGAAAGAAGCACCCAATCAGAGGCTGGCACTCGATGCGTTTCAAGCCAGTGCGTGGGCGTCAGCAATTGCTCAGCCTTTCGGAAGCTTCGACTTCCTCTACTACAGCCATCCAGCAAAACGGACGGCAGAAGACCTCTGTCGTGACCACATAACTCCCGATCGGATTCGCTTCGGGACATCGAAGGTTGGTTCTCAGATGACGTGGCATGTGATCAATGCAGACTAATTTCTGCTCCGTCTTTGCTCCGCCCTGCTCCGATTTCGCCGAAGTATTTTTGGGCCAAAATGCACGCTCAAGTTCAGTTGAGGAAAGTCTCGACCAGTTCATTTCACTAATCAAGGAGAAACCAAATGAAAGCCCTTCAAATTTTCGTTCGTGGATTCCAGACGTAGGACGTTGGGAACCAGATTGTCAACATCCTTCAGGACGTAGGATTCAATGTCCGAGTTGTGTTTGACGGAAACTCAGACAGTGCAGGAGGGCTAATTGAAACTGAGATTGCCGTGTGCGATGAGTTGGAGGACGACAATCTTGCTGCGATCCGTGACGCCATCACATTGAATGCCAATGTCGTTTTACAGTACCGCATTTTCGTACTGGAAGACGAAGGCGAACTGTCAGGAGACCCGACAGAGACGAAAACGTTAGACGGCTACAAGCTGCTTGATACATCCGGCAAGGCACTCGCTGCTGGCACACAGGATCAGATGTTTCGAACTGTCAAACATCATGTGGAAGACGGTCGCTATCGAATCGCAGGCCCTGAGATGATTCTTGACGTGGTTCGAAAAGATGGAGTTGTTGGTCCTGACCCTCATGGTGTTCAAGTACAGGCTGTCTCAAATGGGGAGGGTGACCAGTGAGCAAACCGTCCGCAAGAAAACAGCAAAAACAGAAAGCTCGGCAGCGGTCGAAGACTAAGAACGCTGTGGCAGCCAAAGAACGACGAACGTACAGGCTGAATTTCCCATGCTTTATTTTCAGAAACGAAGATGAGGCCGACCCCAGGGCCAGCGCATACTAAGTTGTTTTGCCGGTAAGGATTTGCATCAAATAGTCAATGTTCCATCCGGCCATTCTTCTTTTCATGACGTTGCTTTGTTTGCCAGGATGTTTCTTGATGAGGCTGAGTGTGAGTCGTCTGAGCCATGACAAATTGTTCGCGAAGATTCGGTTTCGGACTCGACTCTCATCCTCGCGGTAGGTCATGTCGAGACTCCAGTGCAGCGTGTTTTCTATGGCCCAGTGACCACGAACCGTTGTTGCGAACAGCTCGCCTTTGCGACGCAGACTGCTGATGTAGTAGCGAACGTCAGAATGATGAATGCCGTCCTGCTCGTACATTCGGATCGCCGTTCCGATGGTCTTGAGTCCGGCCCATTTGTGGCCCACGTCAAAATCGACAGGCACGGTCGCCTGATAGTAGATTCTCTGTTCCTGCCGACCGTGTCCCTTCTCTGTTTCTTCATAGCGACTGACGGGACAGCGAGCGAAGTCATCCTCCAGGTGATCGAGAAAAAACTTCTGCACGACCTCATAGAGTTTCGGTTGGTTGCCTTTCAGGGCTAACACATAGTCTGCATTGCCAGACACGATCTGCTGCGCAATGTTTTTTTGACAACCCGCTGCGTCAATCGTAATGATCGCCTCATCGATATTGATTTCGTTCAGTAATTTCGGGATCGCGGTGATCTCGTTCGACTTCTCTTCCGTCGCCACCTGTCCCAGAGAAATCCCCTGATCAGAAGCCCACGCACTCACGATGAACAACGCACCCAGCCCATTCTTTTTGTCATGTGATCGACGGAGTGCTTTGCCATCAATCGCAATCTGTTTTCTGTAGCCTTCTTTCTGTTCGTCGGAAAGTCCTTCCAGCGATTCAATCCATTGCACGAAGCACGCTTGAAAGTCGTTCGGCTTCAGGAGAGAAAGGACGCGCCGGTACGTATCTTTTTTCGGAATGCCATGCGGAAGTGCCAGGTGTTTCTGCAGGCCATCGGCATTCAGTCGCGCCCATTCCGCAATCGCACTGGGGCCGTCGGCGTTGGCCAGCACTCCGCAAATGGCGATCACAATCACATCACCAAGCAGATGCAGACGATTGATGTTGGAACGCGGGTCTTTCAATTGATCAAAGTAATGAACAATGTTTCCTGTCAGCTCCTGGGTGACCGCCAGTTCAACTGTCGACATCTCTTGTCCTCTCCTCGTGAAGTCCGATGTTACGACACGAAAAGACTAACCAATACTCACTTGTCGCGCCAGCCTAAATTGCCCAAAGTGCGCGCTGGCCCTGGGCCGACCCCAGTTTCGTGAAATTGGTTCGAAAAGCCGTGGCCCGAATCGACTTCCGCAATTCAAACATTTTCACAGAAACTGAAACCAAGATCTTCAAGTCGATGGGGCGAAAGGGATTGGCGTTCACCAGAGATTTCTTGATCTCGCTCGAGCAGTATCCAGAGCTGCATAGGAACTTTGCACTGAAGATCGGCAAGGTACTTTTCGCA
This DNA window, taken from Fuerstiella marisgermanici, encodes the following:
- a CDS encoding DUF5131 family protein, whose translation is MAKKTVIQWCDSTVNPTMGCDGCELWSKHRKTCYAGTLHQRFGGSSKGYAPTFKDVTPFPGRMREAAKWSDLTGTERPDKPWLNGLPRLIFVSDMSDSLSKAVKFEYLEQEIIENVRSKDGQRHCWLWLTKRPKRMAEFSRWLEKRGTQWPSNLWAGTSVTDQASTARARDLLDVGDSSTVRFLSVEPQVEPADLGDVLPNLDWVIHGGESGHGSRMFDTAWAKELISQCKNSGVPYFLKQLGAKVVRNGKRLEFDDAHAGDWTEWPKNLRIRKFPQRTGVAVQGREISATSYLDYILFMLKTDGGYMQTDTLYDEIFEEFSLYMSEADLKPMAKRKTPKWKNMVDWAKASGAKSGKLAAVTHESKRYVVLLDNFETDTFVLKLVKKQKKKPSSFKKRCPNCSTYQSMSNRVCVKCKTELPVAAKREIRRSPR
- a CDS encoding ISAs1 family transposase; translation: MSTVELAVTQELTGNIVHYFDQLKDPRSNINRLHLLGDVIVIAICGVLANADGPSAIAEWARLNADGLQKHLALPHGIPKKDTYRRVLSLLKPNDFQACFVQWIESLEGLSDEQKEGYRKQIAIDGKALRRSHDKKNGLGALFIVSAWASDQGISLGQVATEEKSNEITAIPKLLNEINIDEAIITIDAAGCQKNIAQQIVSGNADYVLALKGNQPKLYEVVQKFFLDHLEDDFARCPVSRYEETEKGHGRQEQRIYYQATVPVDFDVGHKWAGLKTIGTAIRMYEQDGIHHSDVRYYISSLRRKGELFATTVRGHWAIENTLHWSLDMTYREDESRVRNRIFANNLSWLRRLTLSLIKKHPGKQSNVMKRRMAGWNIDYLMQILTGKTT